In Setaria viridis chromosome 5, Setaria_viridis_v4.0, whole genome shotgun sequence, the genomic stretch aactttagtactgtgctaaaatttagcacaagGTTCCCAAACGGAGGGCCTTCTTGCCGGCACGAATCAGACAGATACTTTGCGTTGCTCGCAAATCATATTCAAGCAGGGTCATTATTTGTTCAGTTGTCATTCGTCATTGATGACGACGAGTAGGTCATCACATCATCTTTTTactttgtttcttcttttttaccAGTTGTCTGAAGCACTGCAACCTGCGTCTGCATGGCTGCACCTCTCCTGCAACTGCAATTTTGAAGGCGTTCCAatgaaatactccctccatcctaaaatatagctacgtttagctTTTTCAAAAATCAAATCTTTCTAACTTTGACAATActatctctaaaaataatttattttaaatagatagttactccctccgtcccaaaataagtgCACTTCTAGAGTTTAGGTGAAAAGATCAATGTTAGTGAAAAATTACATATATATCCCTATAAAGTTGTAATCATTACACTTTGGGAGGAGAGAAAGTAGAAAAATACAACTAGAGTTAGGTGGTCCCATTTCTAGATGTGCACTTATTTTAGAACAAATTTTAAACTCTTAAAATGCACTTAttagggatggagggagtagtttcatgataaatctattaatattatttttatgttattagttTTTATAATTATTTCTCTATTCATGGTCAAAGTTGAAACAAATTGTCTTTGAAAAAGTCTAAACATAGCTGTATTTTAGGACGAAGGGACTACATTGCCTACTGGAAGCAAACCAGCTAGCAGCCGATGATAAATAAACACCAAATTAATGGGCGACAAAACAATGCACGGAACCAACCGACAAACACAAAGCTGACGAACAGATGGATGAAACCTTCCAAGCTTCCTCCTAGTGTGCACGGAATTAATAACCTGAGGAAGCAACCACTCTAACGCAAAGTTCGGGTTACCTCCGGAACAGAAGAAGCAACATTCGATCAGCCTGAACTTGTAATCGCTCGAGATTCCTTGCTTCCTTCGAAATGGCAAAGGCAGGTACCAATTCTTGTGTCCGGCTATGGGAGAAACTTGCATCGTATAAGAGGTGACATAGCTCCGTGCATGCTTCTTAAGCTTCAGCCGCGAAGAACTCGCCCTCTTCACCCACCCAATCGAGCTAGGAGGATCGGCAGAAACACAAGAGCAGGTCTGAAGCATTTGCTCCATCAAGGTACGTGAAGTTCTGAATAATTTCTTCATGCTATAATGTACTTACGGGGCAAAACCAGACCTGGCTTTGAAATTGCTAAATAATTTTGCCTAAATTAATGTCATTATGTTTACAAACACGACACGTTCCAGACAATTTCCTGCAAACGACACCTCAAGAAAACAGCATACACGATGATCTATAAGGATTGAGGTTACCAGTAGATGTCAGGTCAGTCTATAAATCAAACAAACCCCTGATCATCACCTATCATGTCACTCCAGCAGGTCAAGTATGCAAGGAATCACAAAGGCGCTGCGCCTCCATGGAAGGCAACTAAGGCACGCAGTTCTACAACATATGAACAAGGGGATCTTCTCTTGGGCCACCCTGATCTCGCGCATACAAAGCGAGTCGCCAACTGTGATTATACCTCACATAGGGCTCGAGAACATCACGGTCAGCGAGATTCTTCAGGCAAAAGGGGAGGCTGAAGCTGGAGCAGTCTACTGGTGTGACACCAGCAATTCGGTGCATGAAGCTGTCAAGCACGTAAGCATTTATATTGTCAAGCAGAAATGTAGAACGGataatttctttctttattctCATATAAGACAGGTGATCAATGCAAAAAACACCCGTAAAATTGTAGATGACAGTCCATAATGTTGGAGCTCTAGTGGTGCTCAAGTCAGGGGACATGAAGCAGCTTGCAGGAATTGTGACTGAGAGAGGTAAGCTAAAATCAGCTACTGAGAGCTGGCCAACCGGAATCCATATAATCTGGCAAATTACGTTTTTTATACCAATTTACGTTTTTTTTATGAGAGCTAAACTACTGTCAACATCAAGCTGTTCTTTCTCTGGAAGCAAAGAAAACAACAATCGAAAGGTAGTATCAAGACAGTGAAAATATTGACGGCCACGATAAGTACCCTTAACTGAAGCAGACTGTTCAAATAAAGCATGTTGATAATAGAAAACACGGAATTTTCATGACACATATATAGAAAATCGGAAAGCATGAAGCTGGCATATCCACCACCCAGTATAAAACATATAAAGATTTTTTTCAGAACAGTTTAAGGCAAAGAATGCACTTAAACATGAATGCTAAAACAATATTTTTTGATATAGATTTTGCCAGGAAGATCCTCTTGCCAGGGCGACCTTCAGAAGAAACAAGAGTTGAAGATATCATGACTGAAGAGGTGAATGGACTTGAAAAGTGAAAATATCTCTGATTGAACAATATCAAATATCTCCTAGTCATCATTTTCTTTACTATATTcgaggacaagctaattagtcaTCATTTTCTTTACTATATTCCAGGACAAGCTAATTACAGTGTCCAGTAATACCAATATCCTACGAGCGATGGAGGTAATGACAGGTAAGGTTTCATTCGCTTATTTCATAAAGTAAGGTGATTGTATCCCAATTGCAAGTTACAGGGAAAAACTGGAATCtaattcttgttttttttcccttcttgttAACAGACAAACATATCAGACATGTTCCTGTATTCGACGAGAAGGTAGTTGGTATGATTTCCATTGGTGATGTTGTTAGAGCTATCGTCGACCAACAGCACCAAGAAGTAAAACAGCTGAAGAAGTATATCAGAGGAGATTACTATTAGAATTGTTTTTAGTTTTTACATTTGATGAAAAAAAACAGTATGCAATCATCCATGATATTTAACTAAGATATATATTTTCCTCCATGAAGCAATCAATTCCCACTGTTTATCATGTGAAATTTTCTGCTGAGCTAAGAAAGAGATGGAAAATTATAACCTTCATATTGGATCATTTGAGTTTGGACAGGTTATGATCTGTGATCAAGCATCAACCATATCAGTGCATCCTCGATCTAAAGACACCCATTTACTGTGATCAGATAGCGTCTAagttttatagaaaaaaattagGTATTTACATGGAGAAACAAGAGGCTACAATACCAAAAACAAAACACCAGGGCAATAAACTTATGTTTGACTCAATCGGT encodes the following:
- the LOC117858103 gene encoding CBS domain-containing protein CBSX3, mitochondrial; this translates as MQGITKALRLHGRQLRHAVLQHMNKGIFSWATLISRIQSESPTVIIPHIGLENITVSEILQAKGEAEAGAVYWCDTSNSVHEAVKHMTVHNVGALVVLKSGDMKQLAGIVTERDFARKILLPGRPSEETRVEDIMTEEDKLITVSSNTNILRAMEVMTDKHIRHVPVFDEKVVGMISIGDVVRAIVDQQHQEVKQLKKYIRGDYY